In a single window of the Gemmatimonadaceae bacterium genome:
- a CDS encoding amidohydrolase family protein — MAGIGALSPAGAQVASGQRYDRLAIRNATIVNGNGTPASGPADIVIQGNTIAEIVWLDPVAVREGRARRPAADAEIDATGKFVLPGLINAHGHVQEERGGIPQPLDYELKLWLASGITTVRDVGSPTERTLALREQSRQNQIAAPRLYVYAQFGRRPTPTNPALARARVRELKALGVDGIKTTGIDRDILAALLDEARKVGLKVAHHAGVEESNAWDDIRGGTSSIEHWYGVPDAAIPGGVQNFPADYDYRDEVDRFRYAGRLWREADSTRLVAVLDSMVAAKVAWVPTLVIYEASRDLQRAQTQPWFADYLHPTLERYFRPDPANHGSYFFGWTTTDETFWKENYRIWMRALRDFERRGGLIGAGEDAGFIYQMYGFGLIRELELHEEAGFHPIKVIQHATGNNARILGEEHRLGRIRAGYLADLIVVNGNPLANLKVLYPTGVEEIRDGKAIRTGGIEWTIKDGIPYHGPTLLREVAEIVAAARAGAARD; from the coding sequence GTGGCGGGCATTGGTGCCTTGTCTCCCGCGGGCGCGCAGGTCGCTTCCGGCCAACGCTACGACCGCCTCGCGATCCGCAACGCCACGATCGTCAACGGCAACGGCACACCCGCTTCCGGCCCCGCCGACATAGTGATCCAGGGGAACACGATCGCCGAGATAGTCTGGCTCGATCCCGTCGCCGTGCGCGAGGGCAGGGCCCGCCGCCCCGCGGCGGACGCCGAGATCGACGCGACCGGAAAGTTCGTGCTGCCGGGATTGATCAACGCCCACGGGCACGTGCAGGAGGAGCGCGGCGGAATCCCCCAGCCGCTCGACTACGAGCTCAAGCTCTGGCTCGCGTCGGGCATCACCACGGTGAGAGACGTGGGGTCGCCCACGGAGCGGACTCTCGCGTTGCGAGAGCAGAGCCGCCAGAACCAGATCGCCGCGCCCCGGCTGTACGTGTACGCGCAGTTCGGCCGCCGCCCGACGCCCACGAATCCGGCGCTGGCCCGCGCGCGCGTGCGCGAGCTCAAGGCGCTCGGCGTGGACGGCATCAAGACGACCGGAATCGACCGCGACATACTTGCCGCGCTGCTCGATGAAGCGCGCAAGGTCGGGCTCAAAGTTGCGCACCACGCCGGGGTCGAGGAGAGCAATGCGTGGGACGACATCCGCGGCGGCACCAGCAGCATCGAGCACTGGTACGGCGTCCCCGACGCCGCGATCCCCGGCGGGGTGCAGAACTTTCCGGCCGACTACGATTACCGCGACGAGGTCGATCGCTTCCGCTACGCGGGCCGCCTCTGGCGCGAGGCGGACTCCACGAGACTGGTAGCGGTGCTCGACTCGATGGTCGCCGCGAAAGTTGCCTGGGTGCCCACGCTCGTCATCTACGAAGCGAGCAGGGACCTGCAGCGCGCGCAGACGCAGCCGTGGTTCGCCGACTACCTGCACCCGACGCTCGAGCGCTACTTCCGCCCTGACCCGGCCAACCACGGCTCGTACTTCTTCGGCTGGACCACCACCGACGAGACTTTCTGGAAGGAGAATTACCGCATCTGGATGCGCGCGCTGCGCGACTTCGAGCGGCGAGGCGGACTCATCGGCGCGGGCGAGGACGCGGGGTTCATCTACCAGATGTACGGCTTCGGCCTGATCCGCGAGCTGGAGCTGCACGAGGAAGCGGGCTTCCACCCCATCAAGGTCATTCAGCACGCCACCGGCAACAACGCGCGCATTCTTGGCGAGGAGCACCGGCTCGGGCGGATCCGCGCCGGCTACCTTGCCGACTTGATCGTCGTGAACGGGAATCCGCTGGCCAACCTCAAGGTGCTGTATCCGACGGGCGTGGAGGAAATTCGGGACGGAAAGGCGATCCGAACCGGCGGTATCGAATGGACGATCAAGGATGGAATTCCCTATCACGGCCCCACGTTGTTGCGCGAGGTGGCGGAGATTGTGGCCGCTGCGAGGGCGGGGGCTGCACGTGACTAG